A single window of Actinoallomurus bryophytorum DNA harbors:
- a CDS encoding rhodanese-like domain-containing protein has translation MSVDRLLAEARAGLTRLKPHEAAEAVRAGGLLVDTRPEYQRRADGDIPGAVVVERNHLEWRLDPGSDSRIPEAVHDRVRWIVICDEGYSSSLAAASLRAIGLVDATDVVGGFQEWRAAGLPVTPGPVRPRLASYDLR, from the coding sequence GTGAGCGTCGACCGGCTGCTCGCCGAGGCCAGGGCGGGGCTCACGCGCCTCAAGCCGCACGAGGCGGCCGAGGCCGTACGCGCCGGCGGGCTCCTCGTCGACACGCGTCCCGAATACCAGCGGCGCGCCGACGGCGACATCCCCGGCGCCGTCGTCGTCGAGCGCAACCATCTCGAGTGGCGGCTCGACCCCGGCAGCGACTCTCGTATCCCCGAGGCCGTCCACGACCGCGTCCGCTGGATCGTGATCTGCGACGAGGGCTACTCCTCGTCGCTGGCCGCGGCGTCTCTGCGGGCGATCGGCCTGGTCGACGCCACGGACGTGGTCGGCGGCTTCCAGGAGTGGCGGGCGGCCGGGCTCCCGGTGACGCCCGGTCCCGTACGCCCGCGGCTCGCCTCGTACGACCTCAGATGA
- a CDS encoding regulatory protein RecX yields MAGGRSSAGRRSAADADDPEAAAREICLRLLSFSPRTRAQLADALRRKGVTDEVAERVLGRYTEAGLIDDAAFAQAWVQSRHAGRGLARRALAAELRQRGVADDTVKEAVEELAPEQEESAARELIAKRMAVTRGMDPVKRTRRIAGVLARKGYSGSLAYNLIREALEAEGIGDLPDSPPED; encoded by the coding sequence ATGGCGGGTGGGAGGTCGTCGGCCGGTCGGCGTTCCGCCGCGGACGCTGACGATCCGGAGGCCGCGGCACGTGAGATCTGCCTCCGGCTGCTGAGCTTCTCGCCTCGCACACGCGCCCAACTAGCCGACGCGCTGCGGCGCAAGGGCGTGACGGACGAGGTGGCCGAGCGGGTACTGGGACGCTATACGGAGGCCGGCCTGATCGACGACGCCGCGTTCGCCCAGGCCTGGGTACAGTCCCGGCACGCCGGCCGCGGCCTGGCACGCCGCGCACTCGCCGCCGAACTCCGGCAGCGCGGCGTCGCCGACGACACCGTCAAGGAAGCGGTCGAAGAACTGGCCCCGGAGCAGGAAGAGTCCGCGGCCCGCGAACTCATAGCGAAACGAATGGCCGTCACCCGCGGCATGGACCCCGTCAAACGCACCCGCCGCATCGCGGGCGTACTCGCCCGCAAGGGCTACTCCGGCAGCCTCGCCTACAACCTGATCCGCGAGGCCCTCGAAGCGGAGGGCATCGGCGACCTCCCCGACTCACCCCCAGAGGACTAA
- a CDS encoding glutathionylspermidine synthase family protein — protein sequence MRREFSDPRGDWAQIIESQGLAYHRTSHPEHLTRPYWDESVHYVFGMDEVLALETVVEELHGMCLAAVEHVVTTGRYDVFGIPPWVRPLIEASWRRRDPHLYGRFDLRYDGEGPAKLLEYNADTPTALVESSIVQWYWLQDVYADGDQWNSVHERLVDRWKEIAPGPVHFAWTTEDETGEELMTVAYLQETAEQAGVAATPIAMEDVGWHARDERFVDLDEAEIRTLCKLYPWEWIVAEPFGRHVTRASWIEPIWKMLLSNKALLVVLWELYPGHPNLLPTFLGTPSSLTSYVRKPLLGREGASMSIVTPDGVQTTPGEYGAEGFVFQELCPLPDFGGEHPVLGAWVVGDEAAGLGIRETSGLITDDTSSFVPHRIDVAPR from the coding sequence GTGCGACGCGAGTTCTCGGACCCGCGGGGGGACTGGGCCCAGATCATCGAGTCACAGGGCCTCGCGTACCACCGCACCTCCCACCCCGAGCACCTGACCCGCCCGTACTGGGACGAGTCGGTGCACTACGTCTTCGGCATGGACGAGGTCCTCGCCCTGGAGACGGTCGTCGAAGAACTCCACGGGATGTGCCTGGCAGCGGTGGAGCACGTCGTGACGACCGGCCGGTACGACGTGTTCGGCATCCCGCCCTGGGTGCGCCCGCTCATCGAGGCGTCCTGGCGGCGCCGCGACCCGCACCTGTACGGGCGGTTCGACCTCCGGTACGACGGCGAGGGCCCGGCCAAGCTGCTGGAGTACAACGCCGACACCCCCACCGCGCTGGTGGAGAGCTCGATCGTGCAGTGGTACTGGCTACAGGACGTCTACGCCGACGGCGACCAGTGGAACTCCGTCCACGAACGCCTCGTGGACCGCTGGAAGGAGATCGCGCCGGGACCGGTGCACTTCGCCTGGACCACGGAAGACGAGACCGGCGAAGAGCTGATGACCGTCGCGTACCTGCAGGAGACCGCCGAACAGGCCGGCGTCGCTGCCACCCCCATCGCGATGGAGGACGTCGGCTGGCACGCACGGGACGAACGCTTCGTCGACCTGGACGAGGCCGAGATCCGTACGCTCTGCAAGCTCTACCCGTGGGAGTGGATCGTCGCCGAGCCGTTCGGCCGGCACGTCACGCGTGCGTCCTGGATCGAGCCGATCTGGAAGATGCTCCTGTCGAACAAGGCGCTGCTCGTCGTGCTCTGGGAGCTGTACCCGGGCCATCCGAACCTCCTGCCGACGTTCCTCGGCACGCCGAGCTCGCTCACGTCGTACGTGCGCAAGCCGCTGCTCGGCCGTGAGGGGGCGAGCATGAGCATCGTGACGCCCGACGGCGTACAGACCACTCCTGGGGAGTACGGAGCCGAGGGCTTCGTCTTCCAGGAGCTGTGCCCGCTGCCCGACTTCGGCGGCGAGCATCCCGTACTCGGCGCCTGGGTCGTGGGCGACGAGGCCGCCGGCCTGGGCATCCGCGAGACCTCCGGTCTCATCACCGATGACACCTCTTCATTCGTCCCGCACCGCATCGACGTGGCACCTCGTTAG
- a CDS encoding DUF350 domain-containing protein gives MAFSEGFGTALGKGAGAIAAYTALGLVLLLIGFFAVDMTTPGRLTTIIRTNRNANATLLAVCGMAGVGLVVAASIFASGGKLLEGLIATLVWGLVGIITQQIATLVVRYLLGIDVAGLMNKEKLEPSAILLGATQVTVGLITAVAVI, from the coding sequence ATGGCGTTCTCGGAAGGTTTCGGCACGGCTCTGGGCAAGGGCGCCGGCGCGATCGCGGCGTACACGGCACTGGGGCTCGTGCTGCTGCTCATCGGGTTCTTCGCGGTCGACATGACCACGCCGGGCCGCCTCACCACGATCATCAGGACGAACCGCAACGCCAACGCGACACTGCTCGCCGTCTGCGGCATGGCGGGCGTGGGCCTCGTGGTGGCCGCGTCGATCTTCGCGTCCGGCGGGAAGCTCCTCGAAGGGCTGATCGCGACTCTCGTCTGGGGCCTGGTGGGCATCATCACCCAGCAGATCGCCACGCTGGTCGTGCGTTACCTGCTGGGCATCGACGTGGCCGGGCTGATGAACAAGGAGAAGCTCGAACCCTCGGCGATCCTCCTGGGCGCGACGCAGGTCACGGTCGGCCTGATCACCGCGGTCGCCGTCATCTGA
- a CDS encoding DUF3046 domain-containing protein → MRLTVFWERMNSQFGDGYAESVAKDYVLAELGGRTVEQALAEGVAVKAVWQAVCATFDVPQKLR, encoded by the coding sequence GTGCGTCTCACCGTGTTCTGGGAACGAATGAACAGCCAGTTCGGCGATGGCTATGCCGAGAGCGTGGCCAAGGACTACGTCCTGGCCGAGCTAGGTGGCCGCACCGTCGAACAGGCCTTGGCCGAAGGCGTCGCCGTCAAAGCCGTGTGGCAGGCGGTCTGCGCCACCTTCGACGTCCCCCAGAAACTGCGGTGA
- the recA gene encoding recombinase RecA, protein MAANDREKALEAALAQIERQFGKGSVMRLGQEGRPPVEVIPTGSIALDVALGIGGLPRGRVVEIYGPESSGKTSLALHAVASAQKNGGIAAFVDAEHALDPEYAKKIGVDVDALLVSQPDTGEQALEITDMLIRSGAIDVVVIDSVAALVPRAEIEGEMGDSHVGLQARLMSQALRKLTGAINQTKTTAIFINQLREKVGVMFGSPETTTGGKALKFYASVRLDIRRIETMKDGTEAVGNRTRVKVVKNKMAPPFKVADFDILYGVGISREGGLIDMGVEQGFVRKSGAWYTYENDQLGQGKENARTFLKENPDMANELEKKIKEKLGVGPKLDADPTSPAAPPAEAPADGAVTAGAGKPAGAKRGAKSTPKPGDV, encoded by the coding sequence ATGGCAGCAAACGATCGCGAGAAGGCTCTCGAGGCGGCGCTCGCCCAGATCGAGCGGCAGTTCGGCAAGGGTTCCGTCATGCGGCTGGGCCAGGAGGGGCGCCCTCCGGTCGAGGTGATCCCGACCGGTTCGATCGCCCTTGACGTGGCCCTCGGCATCGGCGGCCTCCCGCGTGGCCGTGTCGTAGAGATCTACGGCCCCGAGTCCTCCGGTAAGACGTCCCTCGCGCTCCACGCGGTCGCGAGCGCGCAGAAGAACGGCGGCATCGCGGCGTTCGTCGACGCCGAGCACGCGCTCGACCCCGAGTACGCGAAGAAGATCGGCGTCGACGTCGACGCGCTCCTCGTCTCCCAGCCGGACACGGGGGAGCAGGCGCTGGAGATCACCGACATGCTGATCCGCTCCGGCGCGATCGACGTCGTGGTCATCGACTCCGTCGCGGCCCTCGTGCCACGCGCGGAGATCGAGGGGGAGATGGGCGACAGTCACGTCGGTCTCCAGGCCCGCCTCATGTCGCAGGCCCTCCGTAAGCTCACCGGCGCCATCAACCAGACCAAGACCACAGCGATCTTCATCAACCAGCTGCGGGAAAAGGTCGGCGTCATGTTCGGCTCGCCCGAGACGACCACGGGCGGCAAGGCGCTGAAGTTCTACGCGTCGGTGCGCCTCGACATCCGCCGCATCGAGACGATGAAGGACGGCACGGAGGCGGTCGGCAACCGCACGCGCGTCAAGGTCGTAAAGAACAAGATGGCGCCGCCGTTCAAGGTCGCTGACTTCGACATCCTGTACGGCGTGGGCATCAGCCGTGAGGGCGGCCTCATCGACATGGGCGTCGAGCAGGGCTTCGTCCGCAAGTCCGGCGCCTGGTACACCTACGAGAACGACCAGCTCGGGCAGGGCAAGGAGAACGCCCGCACCTTCCTCAAGGAAAACCCGGACATGGCCAACGAGCTCGAGAAGAAGATCAAGGAAAAGCTCGGGGTGGGCCCGAAGCTCGACGCCGACCCGACCTCCCCGGCCGCGCCTCCCGCGGAGGCACCGGCCGACGGGGCGGTCACGGCGGGGGCGGGTAAGCCGGCAGGGGCCAAGCGGGGCGCCAAGAGCACCCCGAAGCCGGGCGACGTCTGA
- a CDS encoding ATP-grasp domain-containing protein has protein sequence MPVTILMCADPLNPRRVDEHFAREADAVRALGGSIALIDHDALQHGDAAMAVHRVPRDLGTVWYRGWMITAVQYIALTSALGARRVTMAVPPDGYQKAHELPGWYDTFAGVTPASVWLPMPPGAPPGRDRLAQLVRPLPKGPVIVKDYVKSRKHEWDEACFVPDVTDLDRLHAVVSRFFELQGDSLAGGIVIREFETYEGGEARVWWVDGEPVLVGPHPDTPDRHPRPRTEPTAPCVRSLGCRFITTDLARRADGAWRVVEVGDGQVSDLPGGAEPADLYLSFPIR, from the coding sequence ATGCCGGTGACCATTCTCATGTGCGCCGACCCGCTCAACCCCCGGAGGGTCGACGAGCACTTCGCCCGGGAGGCCGACGCCGTACGCGCGCTCGGCGGCTCCATCGCGCTCATCGACCATGATGCCCTCCAGCACGGCGACGCCGCCATGGCCGTCCACCGCGTACCCCGTGACCTGGGCACCGTCTGGTACCGCGGCTGGATGATCACGGCCGTGCAGTACATCGCGCTGACCTCCGCCCTCGGCGCGCGGAGGGTCACGATGGCGGTGCCGCCGGACGGCTACCAGAAGGCCCATGAGCTGCCCGGCTGGTACGACACGTTCGCCGGTGTCACTCCCGCGAGCGTGTGGCTCCCGATGCCCCCCGGCGCTCCCCCAGGCAGGGACAGGCTGGCGCAGCTCGTACGCCCGCTTCCCAAGGGACCCGTGATCGTCAAGGACTACGTCAAGTCGCGCAAGCACGAGTGGGACGAGGCGTGCTTCGTGCCCGACGTCACCGACCTCGACCGGCTGCACGCCGTGGTGTCGCGTTTCTTCGAGCTTCAGGGCGACTCCCTGGCCGGCGGCATCGTGATCCGCGAGTTCGAGACGTACGAGGGCGGCGAGGCGCGCGTCTGGTGGGTCGACGGTGAGCCGGTGCTGGTCGGGCCGCATCCGGACACCCCGGACCGGCATCCACGCCCGCGTACGGAGCCCACCGCGCCCTGCGTACGTTCTCTGGGCTGCCGCTTCATCACGACGGACCTCGCGCGGCGCGCGGACGGCGCCTGGCGGGTGGTCGAGGTCGGCGACGGACAGGTGAGCGATCTTCCAGGAGGCGCCGAACCCGCCGACCTGTACCTGAGCTTCCCGATCCGCTAG